From a single Candidatus Bathyarchaeia archaeon genomic region:
- a CDS encoding NADH-quinone oxidoreductase subunit K has translation MVNVIPLYPVVSAILILIGLYAVMASRNIVKTIIGLEVITVAVNLNILAFGFRGGVSDPLAQSMVFTSIAVGAAVAAVALSLIIHAYRHYGTLDLRKLRRLRW, from the coding sequence ATGGTGAATGTCATTCCACTCTACCCTGTGGTTTCAGCCATCTTAATTCTCATCGGGTTATACGCAGTTATGGCCAGCAGAAACATTGTGAAGACCATTATTGGACTCGAAGTCATAACAGTGGCCGTGAACCTGAACATCCTAGCCTTCGGGTTCAGAGGAGGGGTCTCAGATCCGCTCGCTCAGTCAATGGTTTTCACGTCAATAGCCGTGGGAGCCGCCGTGGCTGCCGTCGCCTTGTCTTTAATCATCCATGCCTACAGACACTATGGAACATTGGACCTGAGAAAGCTTAGAAGGTTAAGGTGGTAA